One genomic region from Prevotella sp. Rep29 encodes:
- a CDS encoding alginate export family protein, translated as MKGKYLIIGMLLLSATAAAQEEGKEKNQFTLDVQLRTRGEYRNGAREPLNEDEKAATFINNRARLTMEYVRLFDNEKLPKLTVRMGIQHVGVWGQDPSKDMNGRVSLNEGWAKIEGRQGLFAQIGRQQLAFDDERLFSRSDWHVAGCWHDALRVGYERDAHKLHAVFAYNQNDENVKGGNYFGEGGQSYKSMLTFWYHYQKQPKGLGVSLLFANVGQETGTPEEAKTQYMQTMGTHLTYSPGKWNLSGSVYLQTGKNEEKLSTLAFMMGMRAGYAISDEWRIDAGYDYLSGERYKEVRQADDGSYELIKKDATKSKAFSTLFGSGHGFYGSMDYFYSAHFVDGLKPGLQDVLIGATFKPSKRLSMSLTLHNFMTASNVLVSSRNLGQELDYRIDWKVMKDVTLFGGYSMMLGTKTMTFVKGGHHKRWQDWAWVSLNINPRIFSFKK; from the coding sequence ATGAAAGGAAAATATCTGATAATAGGAATGTTGCTTCTGTCGGCGACGGCAGCGGCGCAAGAAGAAGGTAAGGAGAAAAACCAGTTCACGTTGGATGTGCAGTTGCGCACGCGAGGCGAATACCGCAATGGTGCCCGCGAGCCGCTCAACGAGGACGAGAAGGCTGCGACCTTCATCAACAACCGTGCGCGGCTGACGATGGAGTATGTGCGCCTGTTCGACAATGAGAAACTGCCTAAACTGACGGTGAGAATGGGGATACAGCACGTTGGTGTCTGGGGACAGGACCCCTCGAAAGACATGAACGGGCGCGTGTCGCTGAACGAAGGATGGGCAAAAATAGAAGGGCGACAAGGGCTGTTTGCGCAGATAGGCAGGCAGCAGTTGGCGTTCGACGACGAGCGGCTGTTCAGTAGGAGCGACTGGCACGTGGCAGGTTGTTGGCACGACGCCTTGCGGGTGGGTTATGAAAGGGACGCCCACAAGCTGCATGCCGTCTTTGCCTATAACCAAAACGATGAAAACGTGAAGGGCGGCAACTATTTCGGAGAGGGTGGACAGTCGTATAAGAGTATGCTCACCTTCTGGTACCACTATCAGAAGCAGCCGAAAGGACTGGGAGTCTCGTTGCTCTTTGCCAACGTAGGACAGGAGACCGGCACGCCCGAAGAAGCCAAGACGCAGTATATGCAGACGATGGGAACACACCTCACCTATTCGCCAGGGAAGTGGAACCTGTCGGGGTCGGTCTATCTCCAGACGGGAAAAAACGAGGAAAAGCTCAGCACCTTGGCGTTTATGATGGGAATGCGGGCAGGCTATGCCATCAGCGACGAGTGGCGAATCGATGCCGGCTATGACTATCTGAGCGGTGAGCGCTATAAGGAAGTGAGACAAGCGGACGACGGCAGTTACGAACTGATTAAGAAAGACGCTACGAAGTCAAAGGCATTCTCGACACTCTTCGGCTCGGGACACGGCTTTTACGGAAGTATGGACTATTTCTATTCCGCCCACTTTGTTGACGGTCTCAAACCGGGTCTGCAGGATGTCCTGATAGGGGCAACGTTCAAGCCCTCGAAGCGTCTGAGCATGTCGCTCACGCTGCATAACTTCATGACGGCATCGAACGTTCTCGTGTCAAGCAGGAATCTGGGACAGGAACTGGACTACCGCATCGACTGGAAAGTGATGAAGGACGTGACGTTGTTCGGAGGTTACAGTATGATGCTGGGAACGAAGACGATGACTTTCGTGAAAGGCGGTCACCATAAGCGTTGGCAGGACTGGGCTTGGGTGTCGCTGAACATCAATCCGCGCATCTTTTCCTTCAAGAAATAG
- a CDS encoding DUF2851 family protein, producing the protein MEQLLHYVWKHRIFPLQGLKTTDGQTVEVIDCGLPNRHAGPDFFNAKVKINGTLWVGNVEIHERASDWYAHHHNRDTAYDNVVLHVCQTIDRKVTRSDGEPIPQLCLTVPESVQQNYQTLLTDDRYPPCRQTVETLPPINVHAWLNTLCVERLEQKTELITQRVTQSNGNWENAYFETLARSFGFGVNGDVFERWARQIPLIAVGRHRDNPLQVEAMFIGQAGLLDAENIPERHREETLCDPYFQQLLAEYRYLAHKLSLKPMDGASWRFLRLRPQNFPHIRLAQLTNLYCLGKTSLSKLTECRTAKQMSDLLRTGVTPYWQTHYLFGRETTESTKQLSARSLQLLIINAAIPTLFAYGRHLGKEEWCERAVALLDEIKAEDNHITRMWQTARIPIKTAADSQGLVQLKNDYCDKKACLRCRFGHEHLKATARPLSTTSKENMRGGSLI; encoded by the coding sequence ATGGAGCAATTACTGCATTACGTTTGGAAACACCGCATCTTCCCACTACAAGGACTAAAAACCACCGACGGACAAACAGTGGAGGTCATCGACTGTGGACTGCCAAACCGGCACGCAGGACCCGACTTCTTCAACGCAAAGGTCAAAATCAACGGAACACTCTGGGTGGGAAATGTGGAGATTCATGAGCGCGCCAGTGACTGGTATGCGCATCACCACAACCGAGATACTGCATACGACAACGTCGTGCTCCACGTCTGCCAAACCATCGACCGAAAGGTGACACGCTCAGATGGCGAACCCATTCCGCAACTATGCCTGACCGTCCCTGAATCCGTGCAACAGAACTATCAGACGCTCCTCACTGATGACCGCTACCCACCATGCCGACAGACTGTCGAAACACTCCCACCCATCAACGTACATGCATGGCTGAACACACTCTGCGTGGAACGCCTGGAGCAGAAGACGGAACTCATCACGCAGCGGGTCACACAAAGCAACGGAAACTGGGAAAATGCCTATTTCGAAACACTCGCACGCAGCTTCGGCTTCGGCGTCAACGGCGACGTCTTTGAAAGATGGGCACGCCAAATTCCTCTCATTGCCGTAGGACGACACCGAGACAACCCTCTGCAGGTGGAAGCAATGTTCATCGGACAGGCAGGACTGCTCGATGCCGAAAACATTCCTGAGCGACATCGCGAGGAAACCCTCTGCGACCCCTATTTCCAGCAACTGCTTGCCGAATATCGCTATCTCGCACATAAACTCTCACTCAAACCCATGGACGGCGCGTCCTGGCGCTTTCTCCGACTGCGCCCACAGAATTTCCCACACATACGGCTCGCACAACTCACAAACCTCTACTGCCTGGGAAAAACAAGTTTGAGCAAACTGACAGAATGCCGAACGGCAAAACAGATGAGCGACCTTCTCCGAACAGGCGTCACACCCTATTGGCAGACACACTATCTCTTCGGACGCGAAACCACAGAAAGCACCAAACAACTTTCTGCACGCTCACTGCAACTGCTCATCATCAACGCAGCCATCCCCACACTTTTCGCCTACGGGCGCCATCTCGGCAAGGAGGAGTGGTGCGAACGCGCCGTCGCGCTGCTCGACGAGATAAAGGCTGAAGACAACCATATCACCCGCATGTGGCAAACAGCCCGCATCCCCATCAAGACGGCAGCTGACTCGCAGGGACTCGTGCAGCTCAAAAACGACTATTGCGACAAAAAAGCATGTCTGCGCTGCCGGTTCGGACACGAACATCTTAAAGCCACCGCGAGACCTCTCTCTACCACTTCGAAGGAAAACATGAGAGGAGGGTCGTTAATATAA
- the dusB gene encoding tRNA dihydrouridine synthase DusB, giving the protein MRIGNIDFGEQPVFLAPMEDVTDIGFRRLCKRFGAAMVYTEFVSAEALVRSVRSTMDKLAIADEERPVGIQLYGRDADAMVEAARMVEAARPDVIDLNFGCPVKKVAGKGAGAGMLRNIPLLLEITERVVKAVHTPVTVKTRLGWDCENLIITELAERLQDCGIRALTIHGRTRSQMYTGVADWTLIGEVKRNPRIHIPIIGNGDITCREEALMAFERYGVDAVMVGRATFGRPWLFQEIATGQSLSRREQIGILEELLRINVERIDERRGIIHTRRHLASTPVFKGIPNFRPTRIAMLRAETLEELTGILDKLKNEE; this is encoded by the coding sequence ATGAGGATTGGGAATATTGATTTTGGTGAGCAGCCGGTGTTCTTGGCACCGATGGAGGATGTGACGGATATCGGCTTCCGCCGGTTGTGCAAGCGTTTCGGTGCTGCCATGGTCTATACGGAGTTCGTATCGGCTGAGGCACTGGTGCGCTCGGTGCGCTCGACAATGGACAAACTGGCGATTGCTGACGAGGAGCGTCCTGTTGGGATTCAGCTTTACGGCAGGGATGCTGATGCGATGGTTGAGGCTGCCCGCATGGTTGAGGCTGCCCGTCCGGATGTGATTGACTTGAATTTCGGCTGTCCCGTGAAGAAGGTTGCCGGCAAGGGTGCCGGTGCGGGCATGCTGCGGAATATCCCTCTCTTGCTCGAAATCACTGAAAGAGTGGTGAAGGCAGTACATACACCCGTAACGGTGAAGACCCGTCTGGGGTGGGACTGCGAGAACCTTATCATCACCGAACTGGCTGAGCGCTTGCAGGATTGTGGGATTCGTGCGCTGACGATTCATGGGCGGACTCGTTCTCAGATGTACACGGGTGTGGCTGACTGGACGCTCATTGGTGAGGTGAAGCGGAATCCACGTATTCACATTCCTATCATCGGCAATGGCGATATCACTTGTCGCGAGGAGGCGCTGATGGCTTTCGAGCGTTATGGCGTCGATGCCGTGATGGTGGGGCGTGCCACGTTTGGTCGTCCGTGGCTCTTTCAGGAGATTGCCACAGGGCAGAGCCTCTCGCGGCGCGAGCAGATTGGGATTCTTGAGGAGTTGTTGCGTATCAATGTGGAGCGCATTGATGAGCGGCGGGGTATTATCCACACGCGGCGGCATCTGGCTTCGACACCTGTATTCAAAGGCATCCCAAACTTCCGACCGACACGTATTGCCATGCTGCGCGCAGAAACGCTGGAGGAACTGACGGGGATATTGGATAAACTGAAAAATGAGGAATAA
- a CDS encoding DUF3332 domain-containing protein, which produces MKKKTMKVALCLAMAGILTSSCVGSFAMFNKLASWNKTATDNKFLNELIFIVISPAYAFAGLADALVLNSLEFWTGDNPMARRVGKTVNVQGEDGLIYAVKTLKKGYEITDPQGKVYYVTYNKKDNSWSMETEGQEREIFRFNEDGTIQANMPNGERMNFTLDAAGVMQARMAVDGSCYALK; this is translated from the coding sequence ATGAAAAAGAAAACAATGAAAGTAGCCCTCTGTCTCGCTATGGCAGGCATTCTCACAAGCTCGTGCGTGGGGTCGTTCGCAATGTTCAACAAACTGGCAAGCTGGAACAAGACAGCCACCGACAACAAGTTTCTCAACGAACTGATATTTATCGTCATCTCGCCGGCATACGCTTTCGCAGGATTGGCAGATGCGCTGGTGCTGAACTCACTCGAGTTCTGGACAGGCGACAACCCGATGGCTCGCCGCGTGGGCAAAACAGTCAACGTACAGGGTGAGGACGGACTCATCTATGCCGTAAAGACCCTGAAGAAAGGTTATGAGATAACCGATCCGCAAGGAAAAGTTTATTACGTGACATACAACAAGAAAGACAATTCTTGGTCAATGGAAACAGAAGGTCAGGAGCGCGAAATCTTCCGTTTCAACGAAGACGGAACCATCCAGGCAAACATGCCGAACGGCGAGCGGATGAACTTCACGCTCGACGCTGCCGGAGTGATGCAGGCACGCATGGCTGTTGACGGCTCCTGCTATGCACTGAAATAG
- a CDS encoding outer membrane beta-barrel family protein, with amino-acid sequence MKSLKLIMLLAMLGISQMAMAQTALVKGVLKDAQTQEGITYATVHVFRSDNMEKPVAMSVADENGNIRQEVKGTGKFVAQFSSLGKQTVRKEFTLTGEKEIDLGVILTKDDSQTLGEVNIVAQKPLVKMETDKMTYSVENDVDSKTSTVLDMLRKVPMVTVDGQDNITVNGSSSFKVYVNGKPNPMLSQYASIAFKQMPASMVKNIEVITNPGARYDAEGTGGVLNLTMQTMGGGQAQKMNGISGQAQLMAAPQGFGAGITLTGQQGKWSYNSRIFGNYMEIKDMVVEGNREQFTSAGTSVIDYQQKGRHMQKFLMASFGAGYEIDSMSSMNANLSIMSGKNRDNGHPTTTYSGGIYGNGFSYSNAMKQTKLWKSVDASIDYQRFLNKERTRSITAIYQFSHEPNETNNWTLFDEAYTLPIDLTSRWSFDHDKTDNHTLQVDYVTPVGKEQTLSVGTKFISRRSKTDSEYYLDENGEFVYNPLLSMKYKFINHIAAAYSEYEGKFGKFGTKAGLRYEHTWQDVSYELGNGEDFKKNYGSLVPSGSLSYSIAPTTNIGLTYNMRISRPSISYLNPYVDRSQPTSISYGNTDLDVEKTHTAGITFNHFSSKWMMNATLRQSFCNNAIEQYSFYDDNILNTTYGNIVKRRQTSLNIFMNWSLTIATRIIFNGGVNYLDLRSDALDTRNNGWTANSMIGIQQKLPAKMNFSLYLVNRTKSKTLQGWSSGFNMMNATLNKSFFKDKLTVGITGVTGLGNGGDLAFDSYSQGSNFKNHQRVRIPIQTVMLNVSFSFGNLKQTAKQQKKIEDDFMEKENNNQNMMNNMGIGM; translated from the coding sequence ATGAAATCATTAAAACTGATTATGTTGCTTGCCATGCTGGGAATCTCCCAAATGGCGATGGCACAGACAGCCCTGGTGAAGGGTGTCTTGAAAGATGCCCAGACGCAAGAGGGCATCACGTATGCGACCGTCCATGTGTTCCGTAGCGACAATATGGAAAAGCCTGTTGCCATGTCGGTAGCCGATGAAAACGGAAACATCCGGCAGGAGGTGAAGGGGACGGGAAAGTTTGTGGCGCAGTTCTCCTCACTCGGGAAACAGACGGTACGGAAAGAATTCACACTGACAGGCGAGAAAGAAATCGACCTTGGCGTCATCCTCACGAAAGATGATTCGCAGACGCTGGGCGAAGTGAACATCGTGGCACAGAAACCGCTCGTCAAGATGGAGACCGACAAGATGACCTACAGCGTGGAAAACGACGTGGACAGCAAGACGTCAACCGTGCTCGACATGCTGCGCAAGGTTCCGATGGTCACCGTCGATGGTCAGGACAATATCACGGTGAACGGCTCCTCGTCATTTAAAGTATATGTGAACGGCAAGCCTAACCCGATGTTGAGCCAATATGCCAGCATCGCCTTCAAACAAATGCCGGCAAGCATGGTGAAGAATATCGAGGTCATCACCAATCCCGGCGCCCGCTACGACGCTGAGGGAACGGGCGGCGTGCTCAACCTGACCATGCAGACGATGGGTGGCGGACAGGCACAGAAAATGAACGGCATCAGCGGACAGGCACAGCTGATGGCGGCTCCCCAAGGATTCGGCGCAGGCATCACACTGACCGGACAGCAAGGGAAATGGTCGTACAATTCGCGCATCTTCGGCAACTACATGGAAATAAAAGATATGGTGGTAGAAGGCAACCGCGAACAGTTTACCAGCGCCGGGACATCAGTCATCGACTATCAGCAGAAAGGTAGGCACATGCAGAAATTCCTCATGGCAAGCTTCGGTGCCGGCTATGAAATCGACTCCATGAGCAGCATGAACGCCAACCTCAGCATCATGAGCGGGAAAAACCGCGATAACGGACATCCCACAACCACCTACAGCGGTGGCATCTACGGCAACGGATTCTCTTATTCGAACGCCATGAAGCAGACTAAACTGTGGAAATCGGTGGATGCAAGCATCGACTACCAGCGCTTCCTCAACAAAGAGCGCACACGCTCCATCACAGCCATCTACCAATTCAGCCACGAACCGAACGAGACGAACAACTGGACACTCTTCGACGAGGCATACACGCTGCCGATAGACCTCACCAGCCGATGGTCGTTCGACCACGACAAGACGGACAACCATACGCTGCAAGTGGACTACGTGACACCCGTCGGAAAGGAACAGACGCTGTCGGTCGGCACCAAATTCATATCGCGACGCAGCAAGACCGACTCGGAATACTATCTCGACGAGAACGGCGAATTTGTCTATAACCCGCTGCTGAGCATGAAATACAAATTCATCAACCATATCGCCGCCGCCTACTCGGAATACGAAGGAAAGTTCGGGAAGTTCGGAACAAAAGCGGGATTGCGCTACGAACACACTTGGCAGGACGTCAGCTACGAACTGGGCAATGGCGAGGATTTCAAGAAAAACTACGGCAGCCTTGTGCCGTCGGGCTCGCTCTCTTACAGCATCGCACCGACGACCAACATCGGACTGACCTACAACATGCGCATCTCGCGACCCAGCATCTCCTACCTCAATCCATACGTGGATCGCAGTCAACCGACATCTATCAGCTACGGAAACACCGACCTCGACGTGGAGAAGACACACACGGCAGGCATCACCTTCAACCATTTCAGCTCGAAATGGATGATGAACGCCACACTGCGACAGAGTTTCTGCAACAACGCTATCGAGCAGTACAGCTTCTACGACGACAACATCCTCAACACAACCTACGGCAATATCGTGAAACGGCGACAGACCAGCCTCAACATCTTCATGAACTGGTCGCTCACCATCGCCACGCGCATCATCTTCAACGGCGGAGTCAACTATCTTGACCTACGTAGCGATGCACTTGACACGAGAAACAACGGATGGACTGCCAACTCGATGATTGGTATCCAACAGAAACTGCCGGCAAAGATGAACTTCAGTCTCTATCTCGTCAACCGCACGAAAAGCAAGACTTTGCAGGGATGGAGCAGCGGATTCAACATGATGAACGCCACACTCAACAAGTCTTTCTTCAAAGACAAGCTCACCGTCGGCATCACTGGTGTCACCGGATTGGGAAATGGCGGCGACTTGGCTTTCGACAGCTACAGTCAAGGCAGCAACTTCAAGAACCACCAACGCGTGCGCATCCCGATACAGACCGTCATGCTCAACGTCAGCTTCTCGTTCGGAAACCTGAAGCAGACGGCAAAGCAGCAGAAGAAGATTGAAGACGACTTCATGGAGAAAGAAAACAACAACCAGAACATGATGAACAATATGGGCATCGGCATGTAA
- a CDS encoding S26 family signal peptidase, with protein sequence MKDKEKKGLNMRWQWTKFIVVVVLFLLFLYWVKSWWGLIVVPFIYDVYITKRIRWQWWKDSERPVRAVMSWIDAIVFALVAVYFINLFFFQNYVIPSSSLEKSLLRGDYLFVSKVSYGPRIPQTPLTMPLTQHTLPLFGCKSYISWPQWEYRRVKGLGHVEQNDIVVFNYPAGDTVMSSPVYEAQDYYQACYVCGRQQLSLADTTIAAMDASHRWDFYGRVMATGAAYIRNNAAEFGTLTARPTDRRENYVKRCVGLPGQTLQIKDRRVYINGKLNKEPEEVQYSYYVTFRRNTLIEKSLLEELDITAEDLGLTKLDEDYVDRNGGLIYDDKYPMPIVMPMTNAAYKALAADRRIVEKIVPVTDANHADNYKVYPLNGFYGWTRDNYGPVWIPKKGETVRLTLENLPVYERPIRVYEKNRLEVRDGDIYINGSRAESYTFKMDYYWMMGDNRHNSADSRYWGFVPEDHVVGKPLFIWLSINPESFGQKIRWNRLFRFVDNIR encoded by the coding sequence ATGAAAGATAAGGAAAAGAAGGGACTGAACATGAGGTGGCAATGGACGAAGTTTATTGTTGTTGTTGTCTTGTTCCTGTTGTTTTTGTATTGGGTGAAGAGTTGGTGGGGTCTGATTGTGGTTCCGTTCATCTATGATGTGTATATCACGAAGAGGATTCGCTGGCAGTGGTGGAAGGATTCGGAGCGTCCTGTGCGTGCTGTGATGTCGTGGATTGATGCGATTGTGTTTGCTTTGGTGGCTGTGTATTTCATCAATCTGTTTTTCTTCCAGAATTATGTGATTCCTTCGAGTTCGCTGGAGAAGTCGCTTTTGCGTGGTGACTATCTGTTTGTGTCGAAGGTGAGTTATGGTCCGCGTATTCCGCAGACGCCGCTGACGATGCCGTTGACGCAGCATACGCTGCCGCTTTTCGGTTGTAAAAGTTATATTTCGTGGCCGCAATGGGAATATCGGCGTGTGAAGGGTCTGGGGCATGTTGAGCAGAATGACATCGTGGTGTTTAACTATCCTGCGGGTGACACGGTGATGTCGAGTCCGGTGTATGAGGCGCAGGATTATTATCAGGCGTGTTATGTGTGCGGCAGGCAACAGTTGAGTCTTGCGGACACGACGATAGCTGCGATGGATGCTTCGCACCGCTGGGATTTTTATGGGCGTGTGATGGCGACGGGTGCGGCATATATCAGGAATAACGCGGCGGAATTTGGTACGCTGACGGCGCGTCCTACGGACCGCAGGGAGAATTATGTGAAGCGTTGTGTGGGGCTGCCCGGACAGACGCTCCAGATTAAAGACCGGCGTGTCTATATCAACGGGAAGCTGAATAAGGAGCCGGAGGAGGTGCAGTATAGCTATTATGTCACGTTCAGGCGTAACACGCTGATTGAAAAGAGCCTGTTGGAAGAGTTGGATATCACGGCTGAGGACCTTGGTCTGACGAAACTGGATGAGGACTATGTTGACAGGAACGGCGGGCTGATTTATGATGACAAGTATCCGATGCCGATTGTGATGCCGATGACGAATGCTGCCTATAAGGCGCTGGCGGCTGACAGGCGGATTGTGGAGAAGATTGTGCCTGTGACGGATGCCAACCATGCTGACAATTACAAGGTGTATCCGCTGAACGGCTTTTATGGTTGGACGCGTGACAACTACGGTCCTGTGTGGATTCCAAAGAAGGGTGAGACGGTGAGGCTGACGCTGGAGAATCTGCCTGTCTATGAGCGTCCTATCCGTGTGTATGAGAAAAACCGTCTTGAGGTGCGTGACGGTGATATATACATCAATGGCAGCCGGGCGGAGAGTTATACGTTCAAGATGGACTATTACTGGATGATGGGTGACAACCGCCACAACTCTGCTGACTCGCGGTACTGGGGTTTCGTGCCTGAAGACCATGTTGTCGGTAAACCGCTTTTCATATGGCTTTCTATCAATCCTGAGAGTTTCGGGCAGAAAATCCGCTGGAACAGGCTGTTCCGCTTTGTTGACAACATCAGATGA
- a CDS encoding WbqC family protein produces the protein MKTVVLSTTYFGPIQWYQKLHRYGCSVVSREERFRKQSYRNRCVIATANGLQALTVPVVHDAGKDIGTLRVSEHGNWRHVHWNALCSAYGDSPFFQYYADDIRPFFESRWEYLYDLNMAITVKMCELLDIHPNITDRLDGDVHGSVDDLTDAIDPKRGSVDPAFVPRRYYQVYERRYGFQPNLSILDLLFNEGNESVLYL, from the coding sequence ATGAAAACTGTTGTTCTCTCAACTACGTATTTCGGTCCGATACAATGGTATCAGAAGTTGCACCGCTATGGCTGTAGCGTCGTGAGTCGTGAGGAGCGGTTCCGGAAGCAGAGTTATCGCAACCGATGCGTGATTGCGACGGCAAACGGGCTGCAGGCGCTGACGGTGCCGGTGGTGCACGATGCGGGGAAAGACATCGGCACGCTCCGCGTCAGTGAGCACGGCAATTGGCGCCATGTGCACTGGAATGCGCTCTGTTCGGCATACGGCGACAGTCCGTTTTTCCAGTATTATGCCGATGACATCCGCCCGTTTTTCGAGTCGCGCTGGGAGTATCTGTACGACTTGAACATGGCGATAACGGTGAAGATGTGCGAGTTGCTGGATATTCATCCGAACATCACGGACCGGCTGGATGGCGACGTGCACGGCAGCGTGGACGACCTGACCGACGCAATCGACCCCAAACGCGGCAGTGTGGACCCGGCGTTCGTTCCACGGCGCTACTATCAGGTGTATGAGCGGCGCTACGGCTTCCAGCCCAATCTCAGCATTCTTGATTTGCTCTTCAACGAGGGCAACGAAAGTGTGCTCTATTTGTGA
- the dapB gene encoding 4-hydroxy-tetrahydrodipicolinate reductase, whose product MKIALIGYGKMGRMIEQVAVSRGHEIVCIIDVENQGDFDGEAFGSADVAIEFTSPSAAYENVCRAFARGVKVVSGSTGWMERYGDEVRRMCEEEGRTLFWSSNFSVGVAIFSALNRYLAELMNRFGQYEPSLVETHHVHKLDHPSGTAISLAEDMIGRLDGKTSWCTRRFTRADGTTVCEHEPGVNEVPIDCVREGEVAGIHTVRYESEADGITITHRAHSRMGFALGAVLAAEYTAEHSGLLRSMLIDN is encoded by the coding sequence ATGAAGATTGCATTGATTGGATATGGGAAGATGGGACGGATGATTGAGCAGGTTGCTGTCAGTCGGGGACATGAGATTGTGTGCATCATTGATGTGGAGAATCAGGGTGACTTTGACGGTGAGGCTTTCGGCTCTGCTGATGTGGCGATTGAGTTCACGTCGCCGTCTGCGGCTTATGAGAATGTGTGCCGTGCTTTTGCGAGGGGTGTAAAGGTGGTGAGTGGCTCTACTGGTTGGATGGAGAGGTATGGTGACGAGGTGCGCCGTATGTGTGAGGAGGAGGGTAGGACGCTTTTCTGGTCGTCGAATTTCTCGGTTGGTGTTGCTATTTTCTCTGCTTTGAACCGTTACCTGGCTGAGTTGATGAACAGGTTTGGTCAGTATGAGCCGTCGCTGGTGGAGACGCATCATGTGCATAAGTTGGACCATCCGAGTGGCACGGCTATTTCGCTGGCGGAGGATATGATTGGTCGTCTTGACGGGAAGACGTCGTGGTGTACGCGGCGTTTCACGCGTGCTGACGGGACGACTGTGTGTGAGCATGAGCCGGGTGTGAATGAGGTGCCTATCGACTGTGTGCGTGAGGGTGAGGTGGCTGGTATTCATACGGTGAGGTATGAGAGTGAGGCTGACGGTATCACGATTACGCACCGGGCGCATTCACGCATGGGGTTTGCGCTTGGGGCGGTGTTGGCTGCTGAGTATACGGCGGAGCATAGTGGTTTGCTGAGAAGCATGTTAATTGATAATTGA
- the dprA gene encoding DNA-processing protein DprA: MEQQEILHAMTLARLCRFSPATATQLYRQAGSATAVMQHRHDIKALIPDATKHLTGIFLHADEELRRAEQELQYDQQRGILPLVMNDERYPVRLKECDDAPIILYYKGTANLNHRHVISIVGTRHCTTYGQELVQRFVSDLRLLCPQTLIVSGLAYGIDVCAHRQALTNAFDTVGVLAHGLDELYPSHHRQTANEMARQGGLITEFMTQTRPEKMNFVQRNRIVAGMSDACIVVESAEKGGSLITATIARSYDRDVFAFPGRVADKASAGCNQLIQDNVAALITSAEDFVKAMRWESDKQLQEAQSNGIERQLFPEFSDDELKIVEVLKKTNDLQINILAVQCGMPVSRLSATLFELEMKGVVKTLAGGTYHLMALR, translated from the coding sequence ATGGAACAACAGGAAATATTACATGCCATGACACTGGCACGACTATGCCGCTTCTCACCTGCCACCGCCACACAACTATATCGGCAGGCAGGATCGGCAACGGCTGTCATGCAGCATCGACACGATATCAAGGCACTGATACCAGACGCCACCAAACACCTGACAGGCATCTTCCTGCATGCTGATGAAGAACTCAGACGCGCCGAACAGGAACTGCAATATGACCAGCAAAGGGGAATTCTGCCACTCGTCATGAACGATGAGCGCTATCCCGTACGACTCAAAGAATGCGACGACGCACCAATCATACTCTACTACAAGGGAACGGCAAACCTGAACCATCGACATGTAATCAGCATCGTCGGCACACGCCACTGCACAACCTACGGACAGGAACTTGTGCAACGCTTTGTCAGCGACTTGCGACTCCTTTGTCCGCAGACTCTGATTGTCAGCGGACTGGCATACGGCATTGATGTGTGTGCACACCGTCAGGCATTGACAAATGCCTTTGACACAGTCGGAGTCTTGGCTCACGGTCTTGACGAACTCTATCCCTCACACCATCGGCAGACGGCCAACGAGATGGCACGGCAAGGTGGTCTGATTACGGAGTTTATGACGCAGACAAGACCGGAGAAAATGAATTTCGTCCAGCGAAACCGCATCGTCGCCGGCATGTCTGATGCATGTATCGTGGTGGAGTCGGCTGAGAAAGGAGGCAGCCTCATCACGGCAACCATCGCACGGAGCTACGACCGCGACGTATTCGCCTTCCCGGGGCGCGTGGCAGACAAGGCTTCGGCAGGCTGCAACCAACTGATTCAAGACAACGTCGCAGCACTGATTACAAGTGCTGAAGATTTTGTCAAAGCCATGCGGTGGGAAAGTGACAAACAATTGCAAGAAGCGCAGTCCAACGGCATCGAAAGACAACTGTTCCCCGAATTTTCCGACGATGAACTGAAGATTGTCGAAGTGCTGAAAAAGACAAACGACCTGCAAATCAACATCCTTGCCGTGCAGTGTGGAATGCCGGTCAGCCGCCTCTCCGCAACACTGTTCGAACTGGAGATGAAGGGCGTTGTAAAGACACTTGCCGGAGGAACGTATCACTTGATGGCACTGCGCTAA